A portion of the Edaphobacter lichenicola genome contains these proteins:
- a CDS encoding ATPase domain-containing protein, with protein MMTHIIPPKIDTGVSGLDDILLGGLPAGQMYLLEGDPGTGKTTIGMQFIMAGTRNNEKSLYVTLSESRGELGGSAVSHGWEPKSIPIAEFIPEEASLSPEQQYTVFHPSEVELASTIQKLTQLIEKEKPSRLVIDSLSELRLLAADKMRYRRQLLALKHFFVGRDTTVLLLDDRTGEGSDMQLQSIAHGVLRLEKVQRSYGVTRRRIEIVKLRGSAYREGFHDYTIKKGGLHVYPRLVANEHSTTFSAGRVKSDIPRLDAMFGGGINCGSATLLLGPSGSGKSSLAMVYAYAAAKRGDRAIVYAFDETLRTAQDRAEGLALPIRNEIANGTLAMIQVDPAELSPGEFAWQIRQDVETKDTRVVVIDSLNGFLMSMPGEQDLNLHLHELLAFLNQKGVVTILIYTQHGLVGSMQTEVDVSYLSDTVVVLRYFEAEGEIRQAISVIKQRVGQHERALRELCMSNRGVEIGEQLSKFRGILTGVPETSDQKIASPAAKGNL; from the coding sequence ATGATGACCCACATTATCCCTCCTAAAATAGATACTGGTGTAAGCGGTCTTGATGACATTCTTTTGGGGGGTCTTCCAGCAGGGCAAATGTATTTATTGGAGGGGGATCCAGGAACAGGTAAAACAACCATAGGCATGCAGTTCATAATGGCCGGGACTAGAAACAACGAGAAGTCCCTATATGTCACGCTTTCGGAATCTCGAGGAGAGCTTGGAGGATCAGCTGTCTCGCATGGATGGGAACCGAAAAGTATACCCATTGCGGAATTCATTCCCGAAGAGGCGAGCCTGAGTCCGGAACAACAGTACACGGTGTTCCACCCAAGTGAAGTCGAACTAGCTAGCACCATACAAAAGCTGACTCAGCTTATAGAAAAAGAGAAGCCGTCGCGCCTCGTTATTGACTCTCTTTCGGAGTTGCGGCTGCTAGCGGCCGACAAGATGAGATACCGCCGGCAGCTCCTAGCTCTCAAACACTTCTTTGTCGGGCGCGACACAACAGTCTTACTCCTTGATGATCGGACCGGTGAAGGAAGCGACATGCAGCTTCAAAGCATAGCTCATGGTGTCCTACGCCTCGAAAAGGTCCAGCGTTCGTACGGAGTGACCCGGCGACGCATCGAAATCGTAAAACTGCGTGGGAGTGCCTATCGTGAAGGTTTTCACGATTACACGATCAAGAAGGGCGGCCTTCACGTTTATCCTCGGTTGGTAGCGAATGAGCACAGCACAACGTTTTCTGCAGGACGAGTCAAAAGCGATATTCCTAGACTCGACGCCATGTTCGGCGGTGGTATCAACTGCGGCTCGGCTACCCTCCTCTTAGGTCCATCAGGGAGTGGGAAATCGTCCCTCGCTATGGTTTATGCGTATGCGGCCGCCAAACGTGGGGACCGAGCAATAGTCTATGCTTTTGATGAAACTCTGCGTACTGCACAGGACCGGGCGGAGGGGTTGGCTCTTCCTATACGCAACGAAATCGCTAACGGCACCCTTGCCATGATTCAAGTTGACCCGGCGGAGTTGTCGCCTGGTGAGTTCGCTTGGCAAATTCGACAAGACGTCGAAACCAAAGATACTCGCGTAGTCGTGATCGATAGTCTTAACGGATTCCTCATGTCGATGCCCGGGGAACAGGACCTCAATCTGCACTTGCATGAGCTGCTCGCGTTTCTGAACCAGAAAGGCGTCGTCACCATACTCATCTACACGCAGCATGGATTAGTGGGAAGCATGCAAACTGAGGTTGATGTGAGCTACCTCTCTGACACAGTTGTTGTCCTTCGTTATTTCGAAGCGGAAGGTGAGATTCGTCAGGCCATATCCGTTATCAAGCAGAGGGTGGGGCAGCACGAGCGTGCTCTTCGCGAGTTGTGTATGAGTAACCGGGGTGTTGAGATCGGAGAACAGCTTAGTAAGTTTCGCGGGATATTGACCGGGGTGCCGGAGACTTCGGATCAGAAGATTGCCAGTCCAGCCGCCAAGGGCAATTTGTGA
- a CDS encoding sensor histidine kinase: protein MASQEPLGSLLIAEEALGVSFVLHLRKLIKDQPSWSDLPILILTAGGREGHRNGALDYERLGLGTPVLLERPIRTMTLISSVRAALRARQRQYEIRDALIELKDGQETIQAVLDNLPVGVVLARATGEIVLTNQSVERILGHPVIRSPTSKSHEWIAFHPDGRRVQASEFPLARAINSGMPVPPEEYLYQRGDGSLGWISLTASPIIGDDSVTTGGVVAVTDIDHQKHAELALIQSEKLAAVGRLAASISHEINNPLESVTNLLYLARQKNPDDREVQTWLDLADGELRRVSQIVSQTLRFHRQATKPRAITPEELLEPTLGLYQGRLNNANISLTLQHRGADPIVCYEGDMRQVLNNLIGNAIDAMRNGGRLIIRTSNSFAFTHARKGIRITVADTGPGMPDSVVSHIFDAFYTTKGLNGTGLGLWISKGIVDKHNGFIQVKSSVRASTGTAFSVFLPLNTSPVDQTDGGALD, encoded by the coding sequence ATGGCCTCTCAAGAACCGTTGGGATCACTTCTCATCGCAGAAGAAGCTCTTGGCGTTTCTTTCGTTCTGCACTTGCGCAAGCTAATCAAGGATCAACCATCGTGGTCTGATCTTCCGATTCTGATTCTCACGGCCGGAGGGCGAGAGGGGCATCGCAACGGCGCACTAGATTATGAACGTCTTGGGCTTGGTACCCCCGTCCTGCTTGAACGACCGATTCGTACGATGACATTAATTAGTAGCGTTCGGGCTGCTCTTCGAGCACGTCAACGTCAGTACGAGATCCGCGACGCTCTGATAGAACTCAAAGACGGACAAGAAACGATACAGGCGGTGCTTGATAACCTGCCGGTCGGTGTCGTTCTTGCAAGAGCAACTGGAGAAATTGTTCTCACGAATCAAAGCGTCGAGAGAATCCTGGGGCATCCAGTTATACGATCGCCGACGAGCAAATCTCACGAGTGGATCGCATTCCATCCAGATGGTCGGCGGGTTCAAGCAAGTGAGTTTCCTCTCGCGCGGGCCATCAACAGTGGCATGCCCGTTCCCCCAGAAGAGTATCTTTACCAGCGAGGTGATGGGTCGCTCGGATGGATCAGCCTGACTGCGTCACCTATCATAGGCGACGACAGTGTAACAACAGGGGGAGTGGTCGCTGTCACCGATATCGATCATCAGAAACACGCAGAGTTGGCTCTTATACAAAGCGAGAAATTAGCGGCGGTTGGACGTCTTGCGGCCTCCATTTCTCACGAAATCAATAACCCTCTGGAGTCAGTAACCAATCTCCTCTATCTAGCACGACAGAAAAATCCGGATGACCGCGAAGTTCAAACATGGCTCGACCTGGCGGACGGGGAGCTACGACGAGTTTCTCAGATTGTCAGTCAAACCCTCCGTTTTCATCGCCAAGCAACTAAGCCGCGCGCAATCACACCTGAGGAGCTTTTGGAACCTACGCTTGGGCTGTATCAAGGTCGGCTCAACAATGCCAACATTAGTTTGACGCTGCAACATCGGGGTGCAGATCCAATCGTCTGCTACGAAGGAGATATGAGACAGGTCCTAAACAACCTGATAGGAAACGCAATTGACGCCATGCGAAACGGGGGGCGTCTCATCATCAGGACAAGCAACTCTTTTGCCTTCACGCACGCGCGCAAAGGGATACGGATTACGGTTGCTGACACAGGCCCGGGCATGCCCGATTCCGTCGTTAGTCATATCTTCGACGCCTTCTACACAACGAAAGGACTCAATGGGACCGGGCTGGGACTATGGATTTCAAAAGGAATTGTCGACAAACACAACGGTTTCATCCAGGTAAAATCGAGTGTACGCGCTTCGACAGGGACGGCATTTAGTGTCTTCCTTCCTTTAAATACTTCGCCGGTTGATCAGACTGATGGGGGTGCGCTGGATTGA
- a CDS encoding haloacid dehalogenase type II, with protein MKRIGANRRQFLGAATMLAASALAPRVLSAQNRSVIKAVAFDAFAIFDSRPVFDLAEELFPRHGAQLSNEWRTRQFEYTWLRNSMHKYADFWNVTQDALNYAAKQSKVSLGPEQNKQLMSAFLQLKPWPDVAAALQTLQKRGIRMALLSNMTDTMMKACVEGSNLGTMFEFQLSTDRVKIFKPDPVTYNLALEAFHLQKHQIAFVAFGGWDAVGAQIFGYSTYWVNRLNVPSEELGVSADATSHDLSSLPSFLDSLQKA; from the coding sequence GTGAAAAGAATTGGAGCCAACAGACGCCAGTTTCTCGGCGCAGCGACGATGCTCGCTGCTTCGGCGCTCGCGCCTCGGGTGCTTAGCGCGCAGAATCGATCGGTGATCAAGGCAGTGGCATTCGATGCCTTCGCGATCTTTGATTCCCGGCCTGTCTTCGATCTGGCAGAAGAGTTATTCCCGCGGCATGGCGCGCAATTAAGCAACGAATGGCGCACGCGACAGTTTGAGTACACATGGCTCCGCAACTCGATGCACAAATACGCGGACTTCTGGAACGTGACTCAGGACGCCCTGAACTATGCAGCGAAGCAGAGCAAGGTCAGTCTCGGGCCGGAACAGAATAAGCAGTTGATGTCGGCATTTCTACAGTTGAAGCCGTGGCCCGATGTGGCTGCCGCGCTTCAGACGCTTCAGAAACGCGGCATTCGCATGGCACTTCTATCGAATATGACAGACACGATGATGAAAGCTTGCGTTGAAGGTTCCAATCTTGGAACAATGTTTGAGTTTCAACTCAGCACCGATCGCGTCAAAATATTTAAGCCCGACCCCGTCACGTATAACCTGGCGCTCGAAGCTTTCCACCTGCAGAAGCATCAGATAGCTTTTGTTGCATTCGGCGGCTGGGACGCCGTAGGCGCTCAGATATTCGGTTATTCAACCTATTGGGTGAACAGACTCAATGTGCCATCGGAAGAACTCGGTGTATCCGCCGATGCAACCAGTCACGATCTGTCATCGCTGCCGAGTTTTCTGGATTCATTGCAAAAAGCGTAA
- a CDS encoding FAD-dependent oxidoreductase codes for MRRLGSRVSILERNANLLHREDPDVSAGIETLFHDEGIDLVLNATVVEASGVSGDSVIITYKQDGQNKTIEGTHILVATGRTPNTEGMGLELAGVELTASGHIKVNEKLKTTAPGVWANGEVAGQPQFTHIAFDDFRILRDNFAGGNRVTTGRQVPYVLFTDPEVAHIGLSEAEARKKNIPYRLFKIPMAADLRTRTLSETRGFMKALVGEDDSILGFTVFGVDGGEIMSAVQIAMLGRLPYTALREAILTHPTLMEGLIVLFSSVPTSMIQK; via the coding sequence ATGCGGAGGCTTGGCAGCAGAGTTTCCATCCTTGAACGAAACGCAAATCTTTTGCATCGAGAAGACCCCGATGTGAGTGCCGGAATTGAAACTCTTTTTCACGACGAAGGCATCGACCTGGTCTTGAACGCTACCGTTGTAGAAGCCTCCGGTGTATCGGGAGACTCCGTCATCATCACCTACAAACAGGATGGACAGAATAAGACCATCGAAGGCACACACATCCTCGTCGCGACAGGGCGAACACCGAACACCGAAGGCATGGGTCTCGAGCTCGCCGGAGTTGAGCTCACCGCCAGCGGCCACATCAAGGTAAACGAAAAGCTCAAAACCACAGCGCCCGGGGTCTGGGCCAACGGCGAAGTAGCCGGCCAGCCGCAGTTCACCCACATCGCCTTCGACGACTTCCGTATTCTCCGTGATAACTTCGCTGGCGGCAACCGCGTTACCACTGGGAGGCAGGTACCATACGTCTTATTCACCGATCCAGAGGTCGCACATATCGGTCTAAGCGAGGCAGAAGCCAGGAAAAAGAACATCCCCTATCGTCTCTTCAAGATCCCTATGGCCGCAGACCTCCGAACGCGTACGCTGTCGGAAACGAGGGGCTTCATGAAAGCCCTGGTAGGCGAAGACGATAGCATACTGGGCTTCACCGTCTTCGGTGTCGACGGTGGAGAGATTATGTCCGCCGTTCAGATCGCAATGCTCGGCCGTCTACCATACACCGCCTTGCGTGAAGCCATCCTTACCCACCCGACGTTGATGGAGGGCCTCATCGTGTTGTTCTCGTCTGTGCCGACTTCCATGATACAAAAATAG
- a CDS encoding FAD-dependent oxidoreductase: MAAAAPQSITPEEYDLVIIGSGEGSKYLAWTLAKQGQRVAMIERKWIGGSCPNIACLPSKNIIHSAKVASYFARAAEFGIESQGHTIDMATVTGRKRKMVKELVDIHVRNYETTGVELILGQGHFIGPGLLEVYMADGSKRQVRGEKVVIGTGTRASVDKIPGLAAANPLTHIEALELDTLPVHLIVLAAATSVSSSHRPCGGLAAEFPSLNETQIFCIEKTPM, from the coding sequence ATGGCAGCTGCGGCCCCTCAATCGATTACCCCGGAAGAGTATGACCTCGTAATTATAGGCAGTGGCGAAGGATCGAAATACCTTGCGTGGACGCTCGCCAAACAAGGGCAGCGCGTCGCCATGATCGAGCGCAAATGGATTGGCGGCTCATGCCCCAACATCGCTTGCCTTCCGAGCAAGAACATCATCCATAGTGCCAAGGTCGCCTCTTACTTTGCACGCGCCGCCGAGTTCGGCATCGAGAGCCAGGGCCACACCATCGACATGGCGACCGTTACAGGCCGCAAACGCAAAATGGTCAAAGAACTCGTCGACATTCACGTTCGCAACTACGAAACCACCGGCGTCGAGCTGATTCTCGGTCAAGGCCACTTCATCGGCCCAGGACTGCTGGAGGTATACATGGCGGACGGCAGCAAACGCCAAGTGCGCGGCGAGAAGGTGGTCATCGGCACCGGCACCCGGGCATCGGTGGACAAGATTCCAGGTCTGGCCGCGGCCAACCCGCTCACGCACATTGAAGCGCTTGAGTTAGACACGTTGCCCGTACATCTCATCGTCCTGGCGGCGGCTACATCGGTCTCGAGTTCGCACAGGCCATGCGGAGGCTTGGCAGCAGAGTTTCCATCCTTGAACGAAACGCAAATCTTTTGCATCGAGAAGACCCCGATGTGA
- a CDS encoding protoglobin domain-containing protein has product MKKVADEIPAYSYGTPAVGTSPVSLDELNALKVSVGFTVEDECYLRMAGEVLDGQTKQIVAHWRSGIIASIPNLARHSRTPEGAQNPEYLAKSNLRFEQWILDTCLRPYDQDWLNYQHEIALRHTSIKKNQADGVQSTAYVPFRDVVAFAAVLNDTIRIYLTAKGHSDRDIAGMHLAWTRSLQMQIVLWTKTYMDLAKTSNEW; this is encoded by the coding sequence ATGAAGAAGGTTGCCGATGAGATTCCCGCCTACAGCTACGGGACGCCTGCTGTAGGAACCTCTCCTGTTTCACTTGATGAGTTGAACGCCTTAAAGGTGTCCGTAGGTTTTACTGTCGAGGATGAGTGCTACCTTCGCATGGCCGGGGAGGTACTCGACGGACAGACCAAACAAATCGTCGCCCATTGGCGGAGCGGCATTATCGCGAGCATCCCAAATCTCGCGAGACATTCACGTACGCCGGAAGGGGCACAAAACCCCGAGTATCTCGCTAAAAGCAATCTTCGCTTCGAGCAGTGGATCCTCGACACCTGCCTCCGTCCCTACGACCAGGATTGGCTCAACTATCAACACGAAATCGCGCTCAGACATACAAGCATCAAGAAGAACCAGGCCGATGGCGTCCAATCAACTGCGTATGTCCCGTTCCGGGATGTCGTGGCATTTGCCGCGGTGCTCAACGACACCATCAGGATCTATCTCACCGCCAAGGGGCACAGCGATCGCGACATAGCAGGAATGCACCTCGCCTGGACACGATCGCTTCAGATGCAGATTGTGCTTTGGACCAAGACCTACATGGACCTCGCCAAAACGAGCAATGAATGGTAA
- a CDS encoding AraC family transcriptional regulator: MDKLSPFLSRFSLTARVFLAGHICGTTSDHATRTAGHLHVLRSGVLNILNKRGAPTVLREPTVLLYSRPEEHTFQTDGADIVCAHVEFGAGMLNPLATALPNLLVVPLASIPELGPTVTLLFAEAFAHKDGRQAAMDRLAEYFLVLLLRSALESRLMEGGILTALSDTHLSKAVAVIHQEPEHAWTLEELGRIAGMSRARFAAHFLAVMGQTPFEYLALWRIGVAQSLLKRGEPLKMIAPSVGYASAGALIKSFSHHVGVPPMTWLASQQTGEVGRR, translated from the coding sequence ATGGATAAGCTTTCCCCTTTTCTTTCGCGCTTCTCACTGACGGCAAGGGTTTTTCTTGCCGGCCATATTTGTGGGACGACGTCAGACCATGCAACCAGGACGGCTGGACATCTGCATGTTTTACGCAGCGGTGTATTGAATATCTTGAATAAACGCGGCGCGCCAACTGTGCTTCGCGAGCCGACGGTGCTGCTTTATTCGAGGCCCGAAGAACATACGTTTCAAACCGACGGCGCTGATATCGTGTGCGCGCATGTAGAGTTTGGTGCGGGAATGCTTAACCCGCTGGCTACAGCGCTTCCAAATTTGCTGGTTGTTCCGCTGGCTTCTATTCCGGAGCTTGGTCCTACGGTAACACTATTGTTTGCGGAGGCGTTTGCTCACAAAGATGGCAGGCAGGCGGCTATGGACCGATTGGCTGAGTACTTCCTTGTGCTGCTGTTGCGGTCGGCGTTGGAATCCAGGCTAATGGAGGGTGGGATACTGACTGCGCTCTCAGACACCCACCTCTCAAAGGCAGTTGCGGTGATTCATCAGGAGCCCGAGCATGCGTGGACACTGGAAGAACTGGGCCGCATCGCAGGAATGTCACGCGCGCGTTTTGCGGCACACTTTCTTGCAGTCATGGGGCAAACACCATTTGAGTATCTGGCGCTATGGCGAATTGGCGTCGCTCAATCACTGCTGAAGCGGGGCGAGCCGCTGAAGATGATTGCTCCATCGGTCGGGTATGCCAGTGCAGGCGCTCTGATCAAATCCTTTTCACACCATGTGGGGGTACCGCCTA